ATAATAGGTTTAAATGGGCCATGCAACGTAACAGTACGTTAAAAATAAAATTTTGAATATATAATTGCTTTAATGCGGTTAAGAAATAAGTTTTTAGGGGGTAAAAAAGATGGAAGAATATTTAACTTTTGATGATGTGCTGTTGTTACCTAAAAAGAGCGAGGTTGTTCCTAATCAAGTAGATACGTCTTCGAAACTTGTAAAAAACATTTATTTAAAAATACCTTTTTTATCTGCAGCTATGGATACTGTTACTGAATATAGAATGGCTAAAGCAATGGCAAGAGAAGGCGCTGTAGGAGTTATACACAAAAATTTGTCTATAGAAGATCAGGTAAAAGAAGTATCGAGAGTCAAAAGAACCGAAAATGGTATTATAAACGACCCAATTACCATTTCTCCAGAGGTAACTATAAAAGAAGCAGAAGATATAATGAGAGAATATGGTGTAGGAGGACTTCCTGTCGTTGATAAAAATATGAAACTTCTTGGGATTTTGACTAACAGAGATATCAGATTTGAGAAGGACTCTCAGAAGAAAGCTAAAGAACTTATGACTCCATATGAGAATTTAATAGTAGCGAGTCCTAATATTACTTTAGATCAAGCTCGAGAAATTTTACATCAAAATAAAATAGAAAAATTACCTTTAGTTGATAATAATAGTCTTATAGTAGGTTTAATAACAATTAAAGATATCATGTCAGTTATTGAAAATCCTAACGCTACAAGAGATGGAAAGGGGCGTTTGGTAGTTGGAGCTGCGGTAGGAGTTTCTGATGGATTAGCAAGAACAGAAGAATTAGTTAAAGCTGGAGTTGATTTTGTTGTTTTGGATTCAGCTCATGGCCACTCTAAAAATATAATAAATACTTTAAAAGCTATTAAAAATAACTTTCCTGATCTCCCGATAATAGCAGGAAATATTGCAACTGCCCAAGCTGCAAAAGAATTAATAGAAAATGGAGCTGATGCACTAAAAGTTGGAATTGGACCAGGTTCTATATGTACAACAAGAGTAATTTCAGGCGTTGGAGTACCTCAATTAACCGCAATAATGAAAGTAGCAGAAGTGGCAAAAAAATTTGAAATACCTGTGATAGCTGATGGGGGAATTAGATATTCTGGAGATATAGTTAAAGCTTTAGCAGCAGGTGCTTCTACAGTCATGATGGGAAGCATATTTGCTGGTACAGAAGAAGCCCCTGGAGAAACTATTATTTATCAAGGTAGAAAATTCAAGTCTTATAGAGGCATGGGATCACTGGCAGCAATGGAAAAAGGAAGCAAGGATAGGTATTTTCAAGAGTCTGTTCCCAATGAAAAATTAGTTCCAGAAGGAATAGAAGCTATGGTAGCTTATAAAGGAGATGTAAAAGATGTTCTTGTCCAGCTTATTGGGGGAGTAAAGGCAGGAATGGGATATATAGGAGCAGAAAATATAAAGGATCTTCAAAATAAAGCAGAATTCATAAAAATCACCCATGCTAGTATGATAGAGAGTCATCCTCATGATGTAAAAATTACAAGAGAAGCCCCTAACTATTTCTTTTCTTAATAGACATTTTAGAAATGAAACGTTTCTAAAAATAAGTGCTTGAATTTATACATGGCCCGGGGGTAGAGTCCTCTTACTTCTTCGCTACAGGTACAAGTTCGATTTTCTTAAATTAGGAGAATATATAATGGTATGCAAAAGATGGATTTTATATGGAAGAGTCCAAGGAGTTGGACTGAGACATTTTATAAGAGTAAATGCTTTGAGATTAAAATTAGAAGGTTATGTAAAGAACCTTTTTGATGGTTCTGTAGAGGTTGTTGCACAAGGAGAAGAGGAAAAAGTCAAAGAACTTAAAAAAATTATATTAAGAGGAAACGGTTTTAGTAAAGTGGAAGATATAGAAGAAGATGATTTTCCAATAAGTAATTATGGTGATTTTCATATAGAGTATTAACAACAAAAAAGTATTAAAAATAAAAAGAGAACGAAATTCGTTCTCTTTTTATTTTTGTGTAATTAAAGAAACATTTATATATTTTTTAGTTAATTTGAAATTACTATCTAGCTGAAAGAAAGTAACCCATGCGAAATAATATGAAAAAACTAAATATTTTTATAAGATTTCTCTTATTTGTTTCTCCCTGACTTTTTTCGAACTTGAAAAAAAGTTCTATTTTGATTTATACTTTTAATAAAAGAATAAGTTTTTATTATTAAAAAACTAAAATTCTGGAGGATAAATGTGGAATCAAAAAACGTATTAGAGGTTTTTAAAACTGTTCAAAAGAAGCCTTTGATATCAAGAACAGAAATAGCAAAAATAACTCATTTAAGTCAATCTACAGTTGGTAGATGTATTCAAAGACTTTTGGAAAAAAACTTTCTCATTGAAAAAATGAATGGAAAAAGTACAGGTGGAAGACCTCCTATTTTTTTAGATATAAACAAAAAAAATTCATTCTCTGTTGGTGTAGAAATAGGAGAATCCCATATTGATGTAATACTCTTAAATTTAGTATATGAAATTATAGAAAGTAAAAGTAAAAAAATAGATAATAATATAACCGTAGAATCTTTAACTAACATTATCCAAGAAATGTATGACGAAATTTTGTATAAAAGTCACATTTCAAAAGAGGACATCATAAGCATAGGTTTAGGAGTACCAGGTATAGTTAGTGCCAATCAAAAAAGACTGTTGTTGTCTCCAAATTTAAAATGGAAAAATATTTCTTTAGGAGAAATTTTAGAAGACAAATTACAAAAACCTGTATTTTTAGATAATGGAGCTAATTTAATGACGTTTGCTGAGTATCACTTTAATAAGCTTTCGCCAGATTCCATGGTTTTAGGTATTATAGTTGGAAAAGGAATTGGTACAGGCTTTATTACAAAAGGTGAGATTTTTAGAGGTATAAATGGAGCAGCTTTAGAAGCAGGTCATTCAGTTATTAAGTTAGATGGTCCACTTTGTAGTTGTGGAAGACGAGGTTGTGTAGAAGCTTTAGCTTCGTTACCTCAATTAATAAGAGCATATAATTCAAAAACAAAAGACAATTTAGTTGATAATATCAATGAATTTTATCAATTAGTTATCCAAAAAGATAAATTAGCCCTTTCTTTATTAGAAGATGAAGCACATTATCTTTCAATTTTAGCCGCCAATTTAGCTAATACTATAAATCCTTCACATATCATAATAGGAGGAGAAATTACCCCAATTTTAACTCTCATGATTAAAACAATAAATAATTTCTTTTTAGAACAGGTATTGATTACCAACAGATGTGAACTGTTGACTTCGCAATTAAATGAAAAGAGTATAGCCTATGGAGCGGCAATAATGGCTATAGAAAAGGAGATTGAAGAATATATTTGATTCAGAAAGAAGAATGAGAAATTAGGTTTTTAATAAAAAAGAAAAACTATAGTTAAGGGAGGAATTGTTATGAAGAAAGGCCAAAAAATCGGTTTGTTGGTGTTACTTGTATTGTGTGTGTTTTCTTTGATAGGATTTGGCGCATCTGATAAATCTAAGTTAAGTGGCAACATTGTGTATGCTGTACGTAGCTGGGACGTTGAAACTGAACAAAAATTTGTAGAAGAATTCAACAAAGTATATCCTAACATAAAAGTACAGATTGTAAGTTTTGACGGAGATTTGAACGAGTATCTCAGCGCACAAGCCGCTGCTAAAACATTGCCAGATGTTGTGTATGGATGGGAAAATTTGACCTATCCCATTTCACAAGGCTGGTTATATCCGTTAGATGAATTCTTGGAAAAAGATGAAGAAATTAAATATGTAGACTCAAAACTTTTAGAGAGATACAAATTTAACGGAAAGACTTATGCACTTCCAACAAATTTGCAGTTCAGTGCAGTTATGGTTAACCTAGATTTAGTAGAACAACTGAATATGGATCCCCCATCATATGAATGGACTGTTGATGAGTTTAGAGAATATCTTATCAACGCAACAACGAATGTATATTCAGGAATAAACCATTTGTGGGGTTTTGAGGAAGTTATGACGGGTATGTTCAGTAAAAATCTACATCAGTTGGCTTATGATCCAATAGAACGTAAGTTTAACTTCACTGAAGGAAGTTGGGTTAGGGCTATTAACTTTCAAAAGAATCTTAAGTCTGTTCCAGGGTTAGTATCAGATGATCTCAAGAATGATGTAATAAGAAACGCTGGCGGACTTGATGACTATCAGAAAAAGTTTGGTAAAGATGCAGACGCACTAAGGGAAGGAAAAGTATTGATGGGTTTTCATGGAACTTGGGATTTAAGCTGGATTAGAACGATGAATTATATGTATGATATGTACCCTCTGCCACAAGATCCTAACATTGGATACAGAGAGGCACTGCATGCAGACCATGCCTTTATGATGTCTACAACAAAGTATCCAGAGGCTGCTTTTGAGTTTCTTAAGTGGAGATCATACGGTAAAGACGGCGTTTTGACAAGATTGAATATCATGAAAAATAAAACAGATGCTGCTGGTAACTTGACCCCTGATTTTATTATCCCTGCAACTAACGATCCAGAGGTTGTCAAATTTTTTAAATCTTTAGATTTTGTTCCAGAAGGCGTTAAGTTCATGTATGACAATGTTGATAAGGCTTTTTGGGCAGATTTTTACAAGATAGTACCAGACTGGAGTAAAGCACTCGATGAAGTGATTATTCCAAAGAGTGAAGAAGTTAGACAAGGAAAGGTCGAAGCTGCTGCTATAGCTGCTGAACTTGAAACCAGATCTAATCAAATAATTCAAAATGCTTGGAAAACTTTTGATTCGCAGATTGTTGAAGTGCAAAAGAATTTTAAACCGACTCGTTAATTGTTTATTTTAACTGTTCTTTCTTGTTTCTTTGGGTACTTTAGGGATTTACCCTAAAGTACCTTTTTAAAATAAGCAATTTTAAGTTTTTCAGAGTTGTTTTTAATTATACAGCAATATAGTGGAGGTTTTTTATACTATGTTTTCTAAAGCAATAAGATCTTTGTTTTTACTATTTATATATGTTTTTGTGTTTGTATCTATTTTTGCAAATTTATATGTTGATAATTGGATTTCATACAAAGAAAGCAACGTTATTCAAACTGTTTCGTTTGAAGATTTTAAGATTCTTTCAGGCTCAGAATTTGAAAACACTCCTGAAGGTTTAGTATTACCTATTGATGGCGTAGTTGAAATATCTTTCGATGTTTCTGAAGATGGTTTGTATTTAATGATACTACATTACATGATAGACAGTGACAAAGTTTTAACAAGTAGAATGTCTATCTTTTGGGATAATAATGAGTTAACTGTTCCTCTTCCTGCCATATGGACCGATGAAACAAAGGACTATCCAACAGATAGATACGGTAACGAAGTAGTTCCAAGACAAGTTATGATCAAACAATTTCACAGTGAGTACGTTAAGGATTATGGAAGTTTATCTGCAGCACCTTATATTTTTGAATTTGAAAAAGGTGTTCAGAATATTAAACTAAAAAATGAATCTCAGTCTTTAATATTAAACAGTGTGATGCTAATTAAGTACGAAAGAGCGCAAACCTATGAAGAGTATATATTGAATGTACCAAATCGTAAAATCGGTGGAGAGATTGCACCTATTGAAGCTGAAGGTTACTTAGTTAAGTCTGATTCGTTTATACGTCCTGGAAACCAACAAGATCCTTCATTGCATCCATATGAAACGGTTTCAAGAAAATTGAATATTATAGATGGAAATTCTTGGGATCAAGTGGGACAAAAGGTTATGTGGGTATTTGAGGTACCTGAAGATGGGATTTATTATTTTGCTTTTAGGTATTCACAATCAATTAACGACGGGATTTCTGTGTTTAGAAATATCTATATAGACGGGGAAATGTTGTTTTCTGAATTGATGAGTTATATGTTCCCTTACACTGGGTTACGATACAAAAACATATTTTTAGAAGAAAGAAATAGTGGGGAACCATTAGGGATATGGTTAGAAAAGGGAACGCATACAATTTCTTTGGAAGTTGATGGAACACCTTTAGACAGCGTGGTTGATAAACTTAGAAACTTAATCTTTGAAATTAATAAAACCGGCTTAGAGATAAAAAAATTAACAGGTGGAGTTGTCGATAAAAACAGGAAATGGGATATAGAACTATATTTACCGGATATTGTTGAAAGGCTTGAGGGTTGGGCAAACGAGCTAGATGATATATATGATGAGATTGAAGCTCTTTTTGGTCAGACTCCTGCCTCAATAATTAATCTTAAAATTGCTGCCAAAAATATAAGAGATCTTGCAAAAGAACCCGATAAAATACCTATTCGATTAAATAAACTGAGTGAAGGTTTTTCTTCAGCGTCTAATTTGATTTCAGAAACGATTGATGTACTTTCAACTCAACCGTTGAATTTGGATAGAATTTATGTATTAAATTCACCAGTCTTACCGGATGATGAAGTAGGTTTTTTGACTAGATTTATGGAAGGTTTAAAACGATTTGTTTTTTCTTTTTTTCCGCAGAATAAGGAGTATATGGCTGTAAATGACAAAAACTCGGATGAACTTTTGGTTTGGGTTAATAGGCCAATACAATACGTTGAAATGCTGCAACAAATGGCAGATTCTGATTTTACTTCAAAAACAGGAATAAGTGTGAGGTTTTCTGTTATGCCTAATGAACAAAAACTTATCTTAGCAAATGCTGCAAACATTAGTCCTGATTTAGCTTTGGGAATAAGCAACTACATTCCGTATGATTTAGCTATTAGAGGCGCAGTGTATGATTTAACGCAGTTTGACGATTTTTGGGAGTATATAAGTAGAGAGTACAATCTGGAGACTTTGATCCCTTTTTATGTAGATGGAAAGGTTTACGGAGTCACCGAAACTCAGGATTTTTATGTACTGTTCTATAGGAAGGATATATTAGAAAGTTTGAACTTAGAAGTGCCTCAAACTTGGGATGAAGTACAGATAGCGATGTCAACCCTTTATAGAAATTCTATGAACTTTTATTTGCCAATGGCAGGATGGACTGGTTTAAAGCCTTTTTACACCACTGTTCCGTTTATCTATCAAAGTGGCGGTAGGTTGTATACAGACGACGGTTTAAGAACGGCTATAAATGAAGAAAATGCAATTAAAGGTTTTGAAATAATGACGAAACTTTTTACTATTTATAGTGTCTCCCAAAGTGTTCCCAATTTTTATAACGAATTTAGATACGGAAGAATCCCTATGGGTGTATCTAACTTTACCACTTATGTAATGCTTATGACTGCTGCCCCTGAAATAGCAAGTCAGTGGGACATAGCATTATCCCCGGGAGTGAAAAATGAAAATGGTGAAATCTTAAGATATCAAGTTGGTAGTGATAGGGCTGCCGTGTTGTTTTCTAACAGTGACAAAAAAGAGGAGGCTTGGGAGTTTTTGAAATGGTGGCTTTCAAAGGATACACAAGTGGAGTATGCATACAGGATGCAGACTAGATATGGACCTGAATATATGTGGAACACAGCTAACATGGCCGCATTTGAAGAGTTATCTTTCCCTGATAATCATAAAAAGATTATTTTAGAGCAATGGAGCTGGATGAAAGAGATTCCAAGACACCCTGCCGGATATATGTTAGAACGAGAGATAAGTAATGCATGGACGGATGTTGTCATGAATGGAGAGGGAATCAGAATAGCTGTCGATAAAGCCTCGATAACTATCAACAGGGAAATAATACGAAAGATGGAGGAGTTTGGATATATTAAAGATGGGAAAGTAATTAAAACTTATGAGATTCCTTCAATTGAAAATATTAAGGCTGAGGTGGAAAAGAATAAATGAAAGTCAAACAGAAGTTTATTAACCGAAATTCTCATTGGGTTTTACTATCACCATATATAATACTGTTTTGTCTTTTTATACTAATACCTGTGATTAGTGCGGCAGTATTGTCTTTTACTTATTTTAATGCTGTACAACCACCTAAATTTATCGGATTAAAAAACTATATTTCATTACTAACCCAAGATACTGTATTTATGCAAAAGGTTCTTCCAAATACTATAAAATATGCACTAATTGTTGGGCCTGGTGGTTATATCCTTTCTTTTATCTTTGCGTGGATGCTTGCACAGATTCCAAAAACACCAAGAACATTTATTGCAATACTTATTTATCTTCCATCTATGACATCTGGAGTTATGATGAGTACAATTTGGAGCATTATTTTTAGCGGTAATCAACTAGGGTATTTAAACAGTTTTTTAATAGAAATTGGTATGATCACGGAACCCATTCAATGGTTACAGTCTCCAGAGTATTTGATGACTATAGTTATTATCGTTGCACTTTGGAGTAGTATGGGGGTAGGATTTTTGGCCATGCTTGCTGGAGTGTTAAACGTGAACGAAGAATTGTATGATGCTGCATATATAGACGGTGTCAGTAACAGGTTCCAAGAGATTATTTATGTAACTATACCTTCTATGAAACCTCAGATGCTTTTTGGTGCAGTAATGGCAATCGTTAACACTTTTACAACAAGTGGGTTGGGAGTCGCCTTAGCAGGATCAAATCCAACTCCTCAATATGCTGCTCAATTAATAGTTAATCATATAGAAGATTATGGATTCATCAGGTATGAAATGGGATACGCAGCTGCAGCTTCTGTAGTTCTTTTAATTATTGTTTGGATTGCATCCAGGGTTTCTTGGAGTTTATTTGGAGAAAAGGATTAAAGATTGAGGTGATTATTAATGTCAAGTTTGAAATCTAGACGTATTAACCCGGATAAATTTCATAAAAGTCAGTTGAAGTTTTATGCAATTTTGATTCCAGTTAGTGCTTTTATGGTTTTACCTATTCTGTTTATAATATTTCATGCATTTAAACCGATAGACGAACTTTTTGCTTATCCTCCACGATTTTTTACTACAAGACCTACTTTGGATAATTTTAAAAGATTGTTTACTGCAACAACTGAGTCTAACGTACCTGTCTCAAGATATCTTTTTAACAGCGTTGTTTCTACATTGTTCACAGTGTTGTTTACACTTTGGGTAACAGCCTCTGCAGGGTATGTTCTTTCAAAGAAAAATTTTAAGGGAAAGGATACCTTGTTTACAATAAATACATTGGCTCTCATGTTCGTTCCTGTTGCTGTTAGTATTCCAAGATTTTTGGTTATCGTTAAACTTGGACTCATAGATAATTTTTTTGCTCATATTCTTCCATTGTTGGCTATGCCTGTTGGGCTTTTTTTGGTTAAGCAGTTTATAGATCAGATCCCCAATTCATTAATTGAGGCAGCAAAGATTGACGGGGCTTCAGATTACTATATTTTAATGAAGGTAATTATCCCACTTATAAAACCGGCTTTGTCCACGGTTGCAATACTTGCTTTTCAAACATCTTGGAACAGCATTGAATCATCTGCCATGTTTATTAACGATGAGTCTTTAAAAACTTTTGCTTTTTACATGAATACGCTTGTTTCAACTACAGGTAACACTGTTGCCGGTCAAGGAATGGCTGCTGCTGCTTCTTTGATTATGTTTTTGCCAAATTTGATACTTTTCATAATACTTCAGTCTAGAGTTATGGACACAATGATGTATTCGGGTCTTAAATGATTTCCTGACGTTTTGGAGGATACTATATGACAGCAAGAAAATCTTTTATCCAGTTTGTAATGTTTATGTTAATAATGACAATTTCTTCTCTTACTTTTGCCAACATAAGCAACGAAAACGCCACTGCTTATTCCTACACGATATCTGAAGATGGCGTTTGGGTAAGAACGCAAGATGCGTACCTCGTTGGAAACATACTTTTCAAAGACCTAAATTTAAAGTCCCCTGAAGATATATTTATAAGAAATGAGAAGATTTATATAGCTGAAGGTGGAAATGGTCAGATTGTAATTGTGGATATTAACAAAAGTAATAACATCAATTACATAGGAAAAGGTATATTAAGCATGCCTACAGGCGTTTTTGTTGATGAAAAAGACAGAATTTTGGTAGCAGATTATGGGCTTCGTGAGGTGCTCATGTTTGATTCAAATGGAGAACTACTTAGAAGATATAAAAGGCCAGAATCTATCGTCTTTGGTCAGAAGGCTAATTACAATCCACGAAAAGTTGTCAGCGATAAAATGGGAAACATTTATGTCGTTAGTGAAGGAACTTATGACGGAATAATTCAATTGTCGGAGGATGGTGAGTTTTTAGGGTATTTTGGAGCAAATATTACCTACCTTTCTTTTGGAGAAGCGTTGTTAAACCTCATTTTTACAAAAGAGCAGCAAGCACAATTGTTCAACATAATTCCAAAAACCTTTTACAATTTAGCTATTGACGATGAAGGCTTGATATACACAATAACACAAGGTGTTGGAGGAAATGCAATAAAAAAGCATAATGTTTCTGGTAACAATATATTAAAACAAGCAAATAGAATGGTTAGCGAGCCTAATTTCGTTGATATAACAGTTGGTAAGTACAATCAAATCTACGCTTTAACAGAAACTGGCTTGATTTATGAGTATGACTCCGAAGGTAATTTGATCTATTCTTTTGGAGGAAGGGCAATCAGTACAGAACGAAACGGTTTTTTCACTGTGCCTGTTGGTATAGCGATTGATCAAGATGACAATGTTTATGTTTTAGATAAAGAACGCGGAATAGTTCATGTTTTTTATCCAACAGCGATTACAAATATGACACATGAAGCGATTAGTTTGTATGAAAAAGGAAAGTATATCGATAGTATGTCGTATTGGCAAGAAATATTAAAGTTGAGTGGCCGATCAAGGATTGCTCACAACGGATTGGGAAAGGCGTATTTTCAGTCCCAAAACTATGAAAAGGCCGCTGAACACTTTAAAATGGCTAATAATAAAATTGATTATTCTGAGGCTTATTGGGAAATACGAAACTTATGGTTACAGAACAATATAGCAACCATTTTAATCGTTGTATTCTTGGTTTGGGTTTTGTGGCGAATTGTTAAGCTTTTAGATAAGAAATATGGTATTTTGAACGTTTTTAGAAACTCTTTTAGAAAAGTTAAAGGAGTTAAACTTGTCTCTGATGTGTTATACATGGGAAGATTCATGCTTCATCCTATTGATAGTTCGTATGATATTAAACATGGAAAAAAAGCATCTGTAATGTCAGCCACTTTTGTATATGTATTAGCTTTTATAGCTTTTGTTCTAGATTATTTATTTAAAGGTTTTATATTCAATCCAAGAGATTTCAGAGATGTTTCTTATTTGTATGTTATTATGATCTTTGGTTTACCGATAGCGCTGTGGGTGGTTTCTAACTATCTTGTTAGTACACTGAATGATGGAGAAGGTAAGTTTAGGGACGTATACTGCACAACATCTTATGCGTTAGCTCCGCTTGTACTTTTTATGCCTATTGTTACACTACTTTCTTATGTAATTACGTTGAATGAGGGATTCATTATTCAATTTGCTAGTGTGGCAATTTGGGTTTGGTGTGGGGTGTTGATCTTTGTTTCACTCAAAGAAATTCATAACTTCTCCGTAGGTGGGGTTATTAAAAATATATTGTTAACGTTATTTTTGATGTTCGTTTTTGTAATAGCTTATTTTATCGTATATATGCTGGCGAATGAGGGGTTCAACTTTATTTATACCTTAGTGAAGGAGGTTGTTTATCGCATTGAATAATCGATTATTTGCATCTTTAATAGTTGTTCTTAATTTGTTGCTTTTTATGAATATTGTTTTTGCTCAAACGCAATCTCTAGAATCTTTTTCTGATCTAGAAGAAATTATTCTTTTAGAACGAAATGAGATCTCAAATATTGGATCTAATAGGTATACAAAGCCCGAGAAAGATCAAGTTGTTGTAATAAATCAGATGGATCTTGATGATTACGAAAAGATTCTGGAAGATGATTATATTGAAGTATATTACAGAGATAAGAATGCTTCTATCAGGGTTTTAAACAAAGAAAATGGGTATATCTGGGGAGGATTACCCTCAGAAAAACCTTCTGATATGAACGTTACGTGGTCGGGAATAGGAAATTCTTTGGTGAGTATTGATTATTATGATCAGGCAGGAATAGAAAGAAAAACTAGTATCGCAGCTAACAATGTCGAGAGGGAATACGTGGTTGACGGTAATACTATCTTTTTTTCTGTTAATTTTACTCAACTTGGTATAAGTTTTGATTTCAGTGTTGAACTCAATGATGGTTCATTAATCTTTAGGTTAGATTCTGAGAGTATCAAAGAAACAGGAAAGTATATGCTAGGATCAGTGTATTTCATTCCATTTTTTGGTTCTGTTAGGGCAGATGAGATAGATGGTTATATTTTTATTCCTGATGGTCCTGGCGCTTTAATTAGATTTGATAAACCTTTTAAATATTTATCTAACTTTGAAAAAAGGGTATATGGAAAAGATTTTGCTATAGACCATCTTTTTGAAGTTAACGATCTTAAAGTAAGTAGACCTAATGATTTTGCTACCGAAGAAAAGAGTGTGTTGATGCCTGTTTTTGGAGTAGTGCATGGACCAAAACAAAACGGAGTTTTTGCTCGTATCACTTCTGGAGAGGAGTATTCTGCAATAGTTGCAACACCAGCAGGAATTTTAACAAATTATAATTGGGTTTCTGCAAAGTTTATTTACAGACAAAAATATTTGCAACCAACAACAAGAAGTGGAGCGGGAGTTCAAATTGTACAGCAAAATAGAAATCATTTTGATCCAGAGATAAGATACTACTTTTTAAGTGGAGATGACGCAGATTATGTAGGAATGGCCAAGATTTATAGAAATATGCTGTACGAAGAAGGTGTGCTAGCAAGGCAAGAAAGAATCGACAGTCAAATACCTTTAAAGATAGGAATTTTAGGTAGCGACATAGAAAAAGGTTTTATTTTCAACAGTTTAAAGGTGATTACTTCTTTGGAGCAGGCTAAAGAAATTGTTACTAAGCTAAATAGTGAAGGTATTTCAAACCTAACAGTTGTCATGAAAGGTTGGCAAAAAGGTGGGCTCAACGGTTCAAAGGTGTCAAAATTTGCTTTCGAAGAAAAGTTAGGAGAAAAAGATGAATTTTTAGAATTTTCAGATTTTGTCAATCAAAGTGGCGGAAGGTTTTATTTCTTCGAAAATCCTGTTGCCGTGAATCAATTCCAAATAGATTTACGTAAAGATGGAGGACATTCACTCTCTCAAGATTTAATAAAAATACAAAGAGATAATGATTATATATGGATCAAAGACACTTATTTAGTTAAAGTGAATTTAGTCGCAGATTATTTAGAGAACAAGGCTGAGTTGTATAAATCTAACGGTATGAAAAATATGGCTGTTGATGAAATTGGATTTAAATTGTACGCAGAAAATCAAAGAGGAAATGTTGTAACAAGGAACCAGGCAAGGTTAATGCTTGAGAAAACAGTAGAAAATATTGTAAATAACTTAGAAAATTTGGCTTTATATACACCAAACCAGTATTTTTGGAGGTATTGCTCAGAAATTTTTCATATTCCTATGGTGAATTCACAATACATCTATGAGACAGATACTGTCCCTTTTATTCAAATAGTTTTGAAAGGAAGCATAGATTATTATGCACCATATTCTAATATGGGATTTTATTCGCCAACTGATATATTAAGAATTATTGAATATGGAGCTTATCCTTCTTTTATATTAACCGCTTTAACCAATGATGAATTGAAGTATACAGCCATCT
This genomic interval from Petrotoga sp. 9PWA.NaAc.5.4 contains the following:
- a CDS encoding acylphosphatase, whose translation is MVCKRWILYGRVQGVGLRHFIRVNALRLKLEGYVKNLFDGSVEVVAQGEEEKVKELKKIILRGNGFSKVEDIEEDDFPISNYGDFHIEY
- the guaB gene encoding IMP dehydrogenase, with translation MEEYLTFDDVLLLPKKSEVVPNQVDTSSKLVKNIYLKIPFLSAAMDTVTEYRMAKAMAREGAVGVIHKNLSIEDQVKEVSRVKRTENGIINDPITISPEVTIKEAEDIMREYGVGGLPVVDKNMKLLGILTNRDIRFEKDSQKKAKELMTPYENLIVASPNITLDQAREILHQNKIEKLPLVDNNSLIVGLITIKDIMSVIENPNATRDGKGRLVVGAAVGVSDGLARTEELVKAGVDFVVLDSAHGHSKNIINTLKAIKNNFPDLPIIAGNIATAQAAKELIENGADALKVGIGPGSICTTRVISGVGVPQLTAIMKVAEVAKKFEIPVIADGGIRYSGDIVKALAAGASTVMMGSIFAGTEEAPGETIIYQGRKFKSYRGMGSLAAMEKGSKDRYFQESVPNEKLVPEGIEAMVAYKGDVKDVLVQLIGGVKAGMGYIGAENIKDLQNKAEFIKITHASMIESHPHDVKITREAPNYFFS
- a CDS encoding ABC transporter substrate-binding protein — its product is MKKGQKIGLLVLLVLCVFSLIGFGASDKSKLSGNIVYAVRSWDVETEQKFVEEFNKVYPNIKVQIVSFDGDLNEYLSAQAAAKTLPDVVYGWENLTYPISQGWLYPLDEFLEKDEEIKYVDSKLLERYKFNGKTYALPTNLQFSAVMVNLDLVEQLNMDPPSYEWTVDEFREYLINATTNVYSGINHLWGFEEVMTGMFSKNLHQLAYDPIERKFNFTEGSWVRAINFQKNLKSVPGLVSDDLKNDVIRNAGGLDDYQKKFGKDADALREGKVLMGFHGTWDLSWIRTMNYMYDMYPLPQDPNIGYREALHADHAFMMSTTKYPEAAFEFLKWRSYGKDGVLTRLNIMKNKTDAAGNLTPDFIIPATNDPEVVKFFKSLDFVPEGVKFMYDNVDKAFWADFYKIVPDWSKALDEVIIPKSEEVRQGKVEAAAIAAELETRSNQIIQNAWKTFDSQIVEVQKNFKPTR
- a CDS encoding ROK family protein; its protein translation is MESKNVLEVFKTVQKKPLISRTEIAKITHLSQSTVGRCIQRLLEKNFLIEKMNGKSTGGRPPIFLDINKKNSFSVGVEIGESHIDVILLNLVYEIIESKSKKIDNNITVESLTNIIQEMYDEILYKSHISKEDIISIGLGVPGIVSANQKRLLLSPNLKWKNISLGEILEDKLQKPVFLDNGANLMTFAEYHFNKLSPDSMVLGIIVGKGIGTGFITKGEIFRGINGAALEAGHSVIKLDGPLCSCGRRGCVEALASLPQLIRAYNSKTKDNLVDNINEFYQLVIQKDKLALSLLEDEAHYLSILAANLANTINPSHIIIGGEITPILTLMIKTINNFFLEQVLITNRCELLTSQLNEKSIAYGAAIMAIEKEIEEYI